A DNA window from Pseudodesulfovibrio thermohalotolerans contains the following coding sequences:
- a CDS encoding long-chain-fatty-acid--CoA ligase, translating to MEQIDRPWLKSYDPDVPPTLDYEKIPLFKFLDRAAHKWPKRKAIVFRNWSITYAKLKTQTEIVAANLRAAGLRKGDRVALMLPNLPQSIVAFWGVLRAGGVGVMTNPLYMETEIIHQFNDAGVRFCITLDLLWPKLSKLRDSLPVEKFFVTTIGEGLRFPLNLLYALQARKSGTNRKVPFDGRTVFPFKSLTKGHERFTNERVDAEDTALLQYTGGTTGVAKGCILTHSNIGANMQQCQSMMHTLGKKRETFLGILPYFHIYGLTTCLTWPTSLGATLAPFPRYVPLDVLKGIDKLKPTVFPGAPALYISLLQQKDIDKYDLQSIEVCVSGSAPMPVDYMEQFLKRSGTAITEGYGLTEASPVTHFNPLQGKSKNGSIGLPFPDTDAKIVDMEVGGDPLPPGKRGELVIRGPQVMKGYYNRPDATADVLRNGWLYTGDIATMDEEGYFYIVDRKKDLIISGGYNIYPREIDEVLHSHPKIKEAVSVGIPHEGRGEIVKAFVVVQDGEDLSRSDVIGFCREKLANYKVPRQVEFRKDLPKTMVGKVLRRALREEEEAKAEAKRKRKAERKAEKDGKSGE from the coding sequence ATGGAGCAAATCGACCGTCCCTGGCTCAAATCATATGATCCGGATGTTCCGCCGACTCTGGATTACGAAAAAATTCCGCTGTTCAAGTTTCTGGATAGAGCGGCGCACAAGTGGCCCAAACGCAAGGCCATCGTTTTCCGCAACTGGTCGATAACCTACGCCAAGCTCAAGACGCAGACCGAAATCGTCGCGGCCAACCTCCGCGCCGCAGGCCTCCGCAAGGGGGATCGGGTGGCGCTCATGCTGCCCAACCTGCCACAGTCCATTGTCGCCTTCTGGGGCGTGCTCCGCGCCGGAGGCGTAGGGGTCATGACCAACCCCCTGTACATGGAAACCGAGATCATCCACCAGTTCAACGACGCCGGAGTGCGCTTCTGCATCACTCTGGACCTGCTCTGGCCCAAGCTCTCCAAGCTCCGCGATTCCCTGCCCGTAGAAAAATTCTTCGTGACCACCATCGGCGAGGGACTGCGATTCCCCCTGAACCTGCTCTACGCCCTACAGGCCAGAAAAAGCGGCACCAACCGCAAGGTTCCCTTCGACGGCAGGACCGTGTTTCCCTTCAAGTCCCTGACCAAGGGACACGAACGGTTCACCAACGAACGGGTGGACGCCGAGGACACCGCCCTGCTGCAATACACCGGCGGAACCACGGGCGTGGCCAAGGGCTGCATCCTGACCCATTCCAACATCGGCGCGAACATGCAACAGTGCCAGTCCATGATGCACACCCTGGGCAAGAAGCGGGAGACATTCCTCGGCATCCTGCCCTATTTCCATATATATGGGCTGACCACCTGCCTGACCTGGCCCACCAGCCTGGGCGCGACGCTCGCCCCGTTCCCCCGCTACGTGCCGCTGGACGTGCTCAAGGGCATCGACAAGCTCAAACCCACTGTTTTCCCCGGCGCGCCCGCCCTCTACATCTCCCTGCTCCAGCAAAAGGACATCGACAAATACGACCTCCAGTCCATTGAGGTCTGTGTGTCCGGCTCCGCGCCCATGCCCGTGGACTACATGGAACAATTCCTGAAGCGTTCCGGCACAGCCATCACCGAGGGATACGGACTGACCGAAGCCTCGCCGGTGACGCACTTCAATCCGTTGCAGGGCAAAAGCAAGAACGGCTCCATCGGCCTGCCCTTCCCCGACACGGACGCCAAGATCGTGGACATGGAAGTGGGCGGCGACCCCCTCCCCCCGGGCAAACGCGGCGAACTGGTCATCCGCGGCCCGCAGGTAATGAAGGGGTACTACAACCGTCCCGACGCCACGGCCGACGTGCTCCGCAACGGCTGGCTCTACACCGGCGACATCGCCACCATGGATGAAGAAGGCTACTTCTACATCGTGGACCGCAAAAAAGACCTCATTATCTCGGGTGGTTACAACATCTATCCCCGCGAGATCGACGAGGTTTTGCACTCCCACCCCAAAATCAAGGAGGCCGTGTCCGTTGGCATCCCGCACGAAGGCCGAGGCGAAATCGTCAAGGCTTTCGTGGTGGTCCAGGACGGCGAAGATCTGTCCCGCAGCGACGTCATCGGCTTCTGTCGCGAAAAGCTGGCCAACTACAAGGTCCCGCGCCAGGTGGAGTTCCGCAAGGACCTGCCCAAGACCATGGTAGGCAAGGTCCTGCGCCGCGCCCTGCGCGAGGAGGAAGAGGCCAAGGCGGAGGCCAAACGGAAACGCAAGGCCGAGCGCAAGGCCGAAAAGGACGGAAAGTCCGGCGAGTAA